A single genomic interval of Planctomycetaceae bacterium harbors:
- a CDS encoding ThuA domain-containing protein, translating into MDTLNVMVMGGRTKGFHDFAEMAPIYEAFLAAAGFKVKITEDRDDFLAERIKDFDVIVDYTTGEELSPTQAGGLIGHIVSGHGFVGVHSAADSFKNSQAYMRMVGGVFLTHPPTIPHTFKVTQPDHPCMAGVEEEFTMAEELYLMDYLTGFDTLMVTEFNSFRLPMAWVKPYGFGRIFYTALGHGAPQHNNPNFQKMVVNAIRWSSQAKDVRAKCKEIGGW; encoded by the coding sequence ATGGACACATTGAACGTCATGGTCATGGGCGGACGCACCAAAGGGTTCCACGACTTTGCCGAGATGGCGCCGATTTACGAGGCGTTCCTGGCCGCGGCCGGGTTCAAGGTCAAGATCACCGAAGACCGCGACGACTTCTTAGCCGAGCGCATCAAAGACTTCGACGTGATCGTCGACTACACCACCGGCGAGGAACTCTCGCCCACGCAGGCCGGCGGGCTCATCGGGCACATCGTCTCCGGGCACGGATTCGTCGGCGTACACTCGGCGGCGGACTCATTCAAGAACTCCCAGGCCTATATGCGCATGGTCGGCGGGGTGTTCCTGACGCACCCGCCGACGATCCCGCACACCTTCAAGGTGACCCAGCCGGACCACCCGTGCATGGCCGGCGTCGAGGAAGAGTTCACCATGGCCGAAGAACTCTATCTGATGGACTACCTGACCGGGTTCGACACGCTGATGGTGACTGAGTTCAACAGCTTCCGCCTGCCGATGGCGTGGGTCAAGCCCTACGGCTTCGGGCGGATCTTCTACACCGCCCTGGGCCACGGGGCCCCGCAGCACAACAACCCCAACTTCCAGAAGATGGTCGTCAATGCCATCCGCTGGTCGAGCCAGGCCAAAGACGTCCGGGCCAAGTGCAAAGAAATTGGCGGCTGGTGA
- a CDS encoding type II toxin-antitoxin system VapC family toxin gives MTKVSVLDASAVLAYLQQERGEDRVEAALDAGLCWITAVNLSEVLGKLCDKGMPFQEAQAAVNDLGLVVVDFDAELAALAASIKTRTKSIGASLGDRACLALAQRAAGGQTAPTVLTAEHAWTKFKWPFKVLVIR, from the coding sequence GTGACTAAGGTCAGCGTCCTGGACGCCTCGGCGGTTTTGGCTTATCTCCAGCAGGAGCGAGGCGAGGACCGCGTGGAGGCTGCCCTCGACGCAGGTCTCTGCTGGATCACCGCGGTGAACCTCTCTGAAGTTCTGGGCAAACTCTGCGACAAGGGGATGCCATTTCAGGAAGCACAGGCGGCTGTAAACGATCTGGGGCTGGTCGTGGTGGACTTTGATGCGGAGTTGGCCGCTCTGGCCGCCTCGATCAAGACCCGCACCAAATCGATCGGAGCCTCACTGGGAGATCGCGCATGCCTCGCGCTCGCCCAGCGGGCCGCAGGCGGCCAAACCGCCCCAACCGTCCTGACGGCCGAACACGCATGGACGAAATTCAAATGGCCGTTCAAGGTCTTGGTGATCAGGTAA
- a CDS encoding AbrB/MazE/SpoVT family DNA-binding domain-containing protein, protein MNDKLRTTLRVAAGGRIVIPAHVRHRLGLDIGSDLVLTVEDNHATLASAKAARHRARQRVRRYVGAGASLSEELMAERKKEAARD, encoded by the coding sequence ATGAATGACAAGCTGCGAACCACGCTTCGAGTCGCCGCCGGCGGGCGCATCGTCATACCCGCCCACGTCCGCCATCGCCTGGGTCTGGATATCGGCAGCGATCTTGTCCTGACCGTCGAGGACAACCACGCCACCCTGGCCAGCGCCAAGGCCGCGCGTCACCGCGCACGCCAGCGCGTCCGGCGCTACGTCGGCGCCGGCGCCAGCCTGAGCGAGGAGTTGATGGCCGAACGCAAGAAGGAGGCCGCGCGTGACTAA
- a CDS encoding Gfo/Idh/MocA family oxidoreductase: MKRFKKASDIKVGVIGYGGAFNMGKAHLDLMKQAGMTPVAVMDVDKTRVEQAGKDFPGIETYTSLTAMLSKSSVNFVVIITPHNTHAKIALQCLNAGKHVCSEKPLAITTEECDKMIAAAKKNGLVLTTFHNRHWDGWIIEAVRQIVREKRIGDVVRVEGHMGGYGKPGDWWRSSKTISGGILYDWGVHILEYSLQLIDSEMVEVFGTAHNGFWASQTKWGKDTNEDEAKAIVRFKNGSWLSLQSSSIDLNSPEGFLTVTGTKGKYVMGGGLGYKIWYMQDGQKRYEEGPNPPGQYEKYYGNVADHLVKGTELVITPEWSRRPIHILDLANKSAKAGKAIKAKYA; encoded by the coding sequence ATGAAGCGTTTCAAGAAAGCCAGTGACATCAAGGTTGGCGTGATCGGGTATGGCGGCGCGTTCAACATGGGCAAGGCCCACCTGGACCTGATGAAGCAGGCCGGGATGACGCCGGTGGCCGTCATGGACGTGGACAAGACGCGCGTCGAGCAGGCGGGCAAGGATTTTCCCGGCATCGAGACGTACACCTCGCTGACGGCGATGCTGTCCAAGAGCAGCGTGAACTTCGTCGTGATCATCACCCCGCACAACACGCACGCCAAGATCGCCCTGCAGTGCCTCAACGCCGGCAAGCACGTCTGCAGCGAAAAGCCCCTGGCCATCACCACCGAAGAATGCGACAAGATGATCGCCGCGGCTAAGAAGAACGGCCTGGTCCTGACGACCTTCCACAACCGCCACTGGGACGGCTGGATCATCGAGGCCGTCCGCCAGATCGTGCGCGAGAAGCGCATCGGCGACGTCGTGCGCGTTGAAGGGCACATGGGCGGCTACGGCAAGCCCGGCGACTGGTGGCGCTCCAGCAAGACCATCTCCGGCGGCATCCTGTATGACTGGGGCGTGCATATTCTGGAATACTCGCTGCAGCTCATCGACAGCGAAATGGTCGAAGTCTTCGGTACCGCCCACAACGGCTTCTGGGCCTCCCAGACCAAGTGGGGCAAGGACACCAATGAAGACGAAGCCAAGGCTATCGTCCGCTTCAAGAACGGCTCATGGCTGAGCCTCCAGTCCTCCAGCATCGACCTGAACTCGCCGGAAGGATTCCTGACCGTCACCGGCACCAAGGGCAAGTACGTCATGGGCGGCGGCCTGGGTTACAAGATCTGGTACATGCAGGACGGGCAGAAGCGCTACGAAGAAGGCCCCAACCCGCCCGGACAGTACGAGAAGTACTACGGCAACGTGGCCGACCACCTGGTCAAGGGCACCGAACTGGTCATCACGCCGGAATGGTCACGCCGCCCGATCCACATCCTGGACCTGGCCAACAAGAGCGCCAAGGCCGGCAAGGCGATCAAGGCGAAGTACGCCTAA